Proteins from a single region of Dictyostelium discoideum AX4 chromosome 5 chromosome, whole genome shotgun sequence:
- a CDS encoding FNIP repeat-containing protein, with amino-acid sequence MSLHKKLKIDNKENDQTINYDENMSKLFYKAFRNIFINKQLFKFIRLLNNLHRLISNQEYSNFYNYHFHNNDFINNFNLFNNVINSNYNPNNNNNSNNNTNNNNNNNNNYDNNNYNNKIEKENLPNNIKNLNLSLNDEPNIISIPDSVETLIFGCKFIGTLSSSYLPKGLKTLIFKLGCSSEFNSNSFNNLSLNSSSIEKLVLSGRFNYPIPTNCLVGNSLKEIQFIGKFNQPILSNSIPNSVTSLIFGDDFNKPIYGLPNSIEHIQFGKSFNQELTKDWITNNLKSLKLGTNFNKIIKPNVLPITLEKLEFKDQNLLSSSFFSSNNNNNNNDYKQCSPTKNINNIGGGSGGSGGSGGGSLLDYCFNSSPFEKLLVQGSIPNSNCWVIIDGLAIQGPQLDISKSSENYYKEEEELYFNYREIKPNMIPMGVKRIIFHDNFDSLIRKSVIPNSVEEIELGNKFNKPLVINSFPSSLTSIIFGDSFDQCLRIGCIPQSCTSLTMGLYFNQKIEPNQLPEGLKILKLSYRFDYQLEIGSLPQSLEHLQFGYLFNQTIGHDVLPKSLKSLILGWNFNKPIEVGVLPQSLIKLEFGYHYNQELPINCIPPSTQVLKLRNCPKQLLVSSDFLPSSIKKLEINTSTLFYPFNIPSNVKSFKYLGSLRDLPKINQLYNNNNNNNNNNNNNNNNNEYGNGVNIICNLKKLSFSPNFNEPINLNELPSTIETLIMSHKFNQPLLPNSFPKNLKVLIFGYYYNEKLTKNMLPNNLCYIEFGEKFDQILESDSLPKSLKYLTFDKSYKQPIASNVLPPLELIIIKNWNNLPFNFEIFDHHSILQQIKIITITNNNTKKFWKFINK; translated from the coding sequence atgtcattacacaaaaaattaaaaatagacaACAAAGAAAATGACCAAACAATAAACTATGATGAAAATATGagcaaattattttataaagcATTTAggaatattttcattaataaacaacttttcaaatttataagactattaaataatttacataGGTTAATATCAAATCAAGAATATagtaatttttataattatcattttcacaataatgattttataaataattttaatttatttaataatgttataaattcaaattataatcctaataataataataatagtaataataataccaataataataacaataataataataattatgataacaataattataataataaaattgaaaaagaaaatttaccaaataatataaagaatttaaatttatctttaaatgATGAACCAAATATAATTTCCATACCAGATAGTGTAGAAACATTAATATTTGGATGTAAATTTATTGGTACATTATCATCTAGTTATTTACCAAAAGGATTGAAaactttaatatttaaattaggTTGTTCATCAGaatttaatagtaatagctttaataatttatcattaaattcatcatcaattgaaaaattagtattatcAGGTAGATTCAATTATCCAATACCTACAAATTGTTTAGTTGGTAATTCATTGAAAGAAATTCAATTCATTGGTAAATTTAATCAACCgatattatcaaattcaataccAAACTCTGTTAcatcattaatatttggtgatgattttaataaacctATTTATGGTTTACCAAACTCTATTGAACATATTCAATTtggtaaatcatttaatcaaGAGTTAACTAAAGATTggattacaaataatttaaaatctttaaaattaggtacaaatttcaataaaattataaaaccaAATGTTTTACCAATAACATTAGAGAAATTGGAATTTAAAgatcaaaatttattatcatcatcatttttctcaagtaataataataataataataatgattataaaCAATGTAGCCctacaaaaaatataaataatattggtggtggtagtggtggtagtggtggtagtggtggtggtagtttaTTGGACtattgttttaattcatcaccatttgaaaaattattagttcAAGGATCAataccaaattcaaattgttGGGTAATAATTGATGGTTTAGCAATTCAAGGACCTCAACTTGATATTTCTAAATCATctgaaaattattataaagaagaagaagaactttattttaattatagaGAGATTAAACCAAATATGATACCAATGGGTGTAAAGAGAATCATTTTTCATGATAATTTCGATTCATTAATTAGAAAGAGTGTAATACCAAATAGTGTAGAAGAAATTGAACttggtaataaatttaataaaccattAGTAATAAATTCATTCCCATCATCATTGACATCAATTATATTTGGTGACTCATTCGACCAATGTTTAAGAATTGGTTGTATACCACAATCATGTACTTCATTAACTATGggtttatattttaatcaaaagaTTGAACCAAATCAGTTACCCGAaggtttaaaaattttaaaactttcatATAGATTCGATTATCAATTAGAGATTGGATCATTACCTCAATCATTAGAACATTTACAATTTGGTTACCTTTTTAATCAAACCATTGGTCATGATGTTCTTCCAAAATCATTGAAATCACTTATATTAGGTTGGAATTTcaataaaccaattgaagTTGGTGTTTTACCTCAATCTTTAATAAAACTTGAATTTGGTTATCATTATAATCAAGAGTTACCAATTAATTGTATTCCACCTTCAACACAAGTTTTAAAACTTAGAAATTGTccaaaacaattattagtCTCTAGTGATTTCTTACCATcaagtattaaaaaattagaaatcaATACATCAACTCTATTCTATCCTTTCAATATACCATCAAatgttaaatcatttaaatatttaggATCATTAAGAGAtttaccaaaaataaatcaattatataataataataataataataataataataataataataataataataataatgaatatggTAATGGTGTTAacattatttgtaatttaaaaaagttatcaTTTAGtccaaattttaatgaaccaatcaatttaaatgaaCTACCTTCAACAATTGAAACATTGATAATGAGTCATAAATTTAATCaaccattattaccaaatagttttccaaaaaatttaaaagtattaatatttggatattattataatgaaaaattaacaaaGAATATGTTACCTAATAATCTTTGTTatattgaatttggtgaaaAGTTTGACCAAATTTTAGAAAGTGATTCACTTCCAAAgtcattaaaatatttaacatttgataaatcataTAAACAACCAATTGCTTCAAATGTTTTACCACCTttggaattaataattataaagaatTGGAATAATCTACCTTTTAATTTCGAAATTTTCGATCATCATTCAATTTtacaacaaattaaaatcattacaattacaaataataatactaaaaaattttggaaatttataaataaataa
- the abcC14 gene encoding ABC transporter C family protein, whose protein sequence is MFINSFETKIKKKFSLLYEKLDDEDENEPSSSPSNSTNNFYKACPEDNSSKWSKISFNWVTKLIMKGYFKESLEMNDIYDLPELNKVQTTSKLLDDINFSNGSKYALIKHIYKNFLPKNKYALISNIFITIFIFLSPICLKFLINYISTDNDNEKSILKGILLCCLLCISILGQSISQELFYWFGMKNSFDVRGALTAKIFEKTLKLSNVSKKKYRSGKIMNIMSIDVENISEFFWTYYLDIVSHTLQILILLGLLCYVVGPSGLVGFGVMVIALPINTMLCTKSSNYLEKSLEYSDSRTNLTSELITNIRPFKMYAWENLFINKIEEQRKQELKFLFLRVLFWIFDHMMIETNATLVLVSTFATYSLTGNTMSLDVTFTAMTIFANLKLPLIYLPEDIYKAIGLMPSVKRIQNFLKSSESLKSKENNQNINFNNNNNNNNNNKNNNNNDDNDIIIENCTFQWNEPENNNLFEFNQSEDEEENEEEEEEENEENIKINENFDYKLNDINLIVPKGKLTMICGVVGSGKTSLVCGLIGEIYKLNGSVSGVPNNISFTSQQPFLLSASLRENILFGNEFDIERYKKVIESTALTKDIVNLAGLDLTEIGERGINLSGGQKQRISLARALYANSDCFIFDEPLSAVDPEVASHLFDHCIQGIDFKSILKTKEIKKNVENETDSEELIKNEIEIENEIIDVNNVISDKNDPNLIEKAKLLVKEDKNEGEVEFNVYKKYFSYGTSGVTLFITISLFFIGQAVYKVSDFWLAIWTERSIEGKSDSFYIGYYLLIIGIFVSLLMIRTYSLSRITFGIGKNLHSALLKSVTYASCRFFDTNPSGRILNRFSKDTSDIDIHMLDLLSEVSICFSELTIGLISIVFIIPIIIIPLTLLFIIYYIYQRLYRPSARELNRWESITLSPVFSLLQECYNGLLTIRTYKQESRFIKEMFDNININLGCIFYSFAVHRWISMRLEVMGCIMVFFTSLAAALFTSNNGLAALSVTTALSLNGYLSWGVRRIVELEVKMNSFQRIQSYIEIPKEGNKLISTGTNQVDSDGLKTISNGDLVNWPNKGIIEFKNVEIKYRPNSEPNLKDLSFKVQSSEKIGIVGRTGAGKTTIASSLFRMVECSKGLILIDGIDISKVQLQKLRSSIGIVPQDPFIFTGTIRSNIDPFNEFTDFEIWESIEKVKLKDAINSMPLKLETALQENGDNGFSYGQKQLLCLCRTILKNFKIILMDEATSSIDYHTAQLIKQTIQENFKDCTTLTIAHRLETIIDCNKIAVIDSGQLIEFDTPSNLMNIPNSKFNKLIKSQTDYSNNKIK, encoded by the exons atgtttataaatagtttcgaaacaaaaataaaaaaaaaattttcattattgtaTGAAAAgcttgatgatgaagatgaaaatgaaccatcatcttcaccatcaaattcaacaaataatttttataaagcATGTCCAGAAGATAATTCATCAAAATGGtcaaaaattagttttaattgGGTAacgaaattaataatgaaaggTTATTTCAAAGAATCATTAGAAATGAACGATATTTATGATTTACCAGAGTTAAATAAAGTCCAAACCACATCAAAACTATTGGATGATATCAATTTTTCAAATGGTTCAAAATATGCATTAATAAaacatatttataaaaattttttaccaaaaaataaatatgcattaatttcaaatatatttattacaatttttatatttttatcaccaatttgtttaaaatt tttaataaattatatatcaacagataatgataatgaaaaatccATTTTAAAAGGAATTTTATTATGTTGTTTATTATGTATCAGTATATTAGGACAATCAATTTCACaagaattattttattggtttGGTATGAAAAATAGTTTTGATGTTAGAGGCGCATTAACAGCAAAgatatttgaaaaaacattaaaactATCAAATGtatcaaaaaagaaatatagaTCTGGAAAAATTATGAATATTATGTCAATTGATGTTGAAAATATATCAGAATTCTTTTGGACTTATTATTTAGATATTGTATCACATACACTTCAAATTCTTATATTATTGGGATTATTATGTTATGTAGTTGGTCCAAGTGGTTTAGTTGGATTTGGTGTAATGGTAATTGCATTACCAATCAACACCATGTTGTGTACAAAATCTAGTAATTATTTAGAGAAATCATTGGAATATTCAGATTCAAGAACTAATTTAACCAGTGAATTAATAACCAATATTAGACCATTTAAAATGTATGCATGGgagaatttatttataaataaaattgaagaacaaagaaaacaagaattaaaatttttatttcttagaGTTTTATTTTGGATTTTCGATCATATGATGATTGAAACCAATGCAACCTTAGTATTAGTATCAACATTTGCAACTTATTCATTAACCGGTAATACAATGAGTTTAGATGTAACTTTCACAGCAATGACCATTTttgcaaatttaaaattaccctTAATTTATTTACCTGAAGATATTTATAAAGCTATTGGTTTAATGCCATCAGTCAAAagaattcaaaattttttaaaatcttctgaatctttaaaatcaaaagaaaataatcaaaatattaacttcaataataataataataataataataataataaaaataataacaataatgatgataatgatattataattgaaaattgtaCATTTCAATGGAATGAAcctgaaaataataatttatttgaatttaatcaAAGCGAAGATGAggaagaaaatgaagaagaagaggaagaggaaaatgaagaaaatattaaaataaatgaaaattttgattataaattaaatgatattaatttaatagtaCCAAAAGGTAAATTAACTATGatttgtggtgttgttggtagCGGTAAAACAAGTTTAGTTTGTGGTTTAATTggtgaaatttataaattaaatggtaGTGTTAGTGGTGtaccaaataatatttcatttacaAGTCAAcaaccatttttattaagtGCATCATTAAGAGAGAATATTCTATTTGGAAATGAATTTGATATagaaagatataaaaaagttattgaATCAACAGCATTAACAAAAGATATAGTAAATTTAGCAGGATTAGATTTAACAGAGATTGGAGAACGTGGTATTAACCTTTCAGGAGGTCAAAAACAGCGTATATCATTAGCACGTGCACTTTATGCAAATTCagattgttttatttttgatgaaCCTTTATCAGCTGTAGATCCTGAAGTCGCATCACATTTATTCGATCATTGTATTCAAggtattgattttaaatcaattttaaaaacaaaagaaattaaaaaaaatgttgaaaATGAAACTGATAGTGAAgagttaataaaaaatgaaattgaaatcgaaaatgaaattattgatgTTAATAATGTTATTAGTGATAAGAATGATCCAAATTTAATCGAGAAAGCAAAATTATTAGTTAAAGAAGATAAAAATGAGGGAGAGGTAGAATTTaatgtttataaaaaatactttAGTTATGGAACATCAGGTGTAACACTTTTCATCactatttcattatttttcattggtCAAGCCGTTTATAAAGTTTCAGATTTTTGGTTAGCAATTTGGACAGAAAGATCAATTGAAGGCAAAAGTGATTCATTTTACATTGGttactatttattaattattggtatttttGTTTCGTTATTAATGATACGTACATATTCATTAAGTCGTATAACATTTGGAATTGGTAAAAATTTACATTCAGCACTATTAAAATCAGTAACATATGCATCATGTAGATTCTTTGATACAAATCCATCAGGtagaattttaaatagaTTCAGTAAAGATACTAGTGATATTGATATTCATATGTTGGATCTATTATCAGAGGTTTCAATATGTTTCTCTGAATTAACAATtggtttaatttcaatagttTTCATTAttccaattattattatacctTTAACTttgttatttataatttattatatttatcaaaGATTATATAGACCATCAGCAAGAGAATTAAATAGATGGGAATCTATTACATTATCGCCAGTATTTTCATTACTTCAAGAGTGCTATAATGGTTTACTTACAATTAGAACTTATAAACAAGAATCtagatttattaaagaaatgtttgataatatcaatattaatttaggTTGTATCTTTTATAGTTTCGCAGTTCATAGATGGATATCTATGAGATTAGAAGTTATGGGTTGTATAATGGTATTCTTTACTTCATTAGCTGCTGCATTATTCACATCAAACAATGGACTCGCTGCGTTATCAGTCACAACTGCTTTGAGTTTAAATGGTTATCTAAGTTGGGGAGTTCGTAGAATCGTTGAATTAGAAGTTAAAATGAACTCATTCCAAAGAATTCAAAGTTATATTGAAATTCCAAAAGAAGGAAATAAACTCATATCCACTGGTACTAATCAAGTTGATAGTGATGGTCTTAAAACTATTTCAAATGGTGATTTAGTTAATTGGCCAAATAAAGGTATTATAGAGTTTAAAAATGTGGAAATTAAATATCGACCAAATTCAgaaccaaatttaaaagatttatcatttaaagttCAATCCAGCGAAAAGATTGGAATAGTTGGTAGAACTGGCGCCGGTAAAACAACTATcgcttcatcattatttagaATGGTAGAATGTTCAAAAggtttaatattaattgatggtATTGATATATCAAAGGTTCAATTACAAAAACTAAGATCATCAATAGGTATTGTACCTCAAGATCCATTCATTTTCACAGGTACAATTCGTTCAAACATTGACCCATTCAATGAATTCactgattttgaaatttgggaatcaattgaaaaagttaaattaaAGGATGCAATCAATTCAATGCCATTAAAATTAGAGACAGCACTACAAGAGAATGGTGATAATGGTTTCTCATATGgtcaaaaacaattattatgtCTTTGTAGAacgattttaaaaaattttaaaatcattttaatggACGAAGCCACAAGTTCAATTGATTACCATACAGCTCAATTAATCAAACAAACAATTCAAGAAAACTTTAAAGATTGTACAACCTTAACAATTGCTCATAGACTTGAAACAATTATTGATTGTAATAAAATAGCAGTAATAGATAGTGGTCAATTAATAGAATTCGATACTCCTTCAAACTTAATGAATATTCCAAattccaaatttaataaattaattaaatctcaAACTGATTATagtaacaataaaataaaataa
- the abcC6 gene encoding ABC transporter C family protein translates to MFTKILKKFFSSYEKLKDNEDENEPSSNSTNNFYKTCPEDNSSKWSKISFNWVTKLIMKGYLKESLEMNDIYDLPELNKVQTTSKLLEDIDLSNNSNYTLIKHIYKKFLPKNKYALVSNLFIIIFTFLSPICLKFLINYISIQDENEKSILKGILLCCLLCLCVLGQSISQELFYWFGIKNGFDVRGALAAKIFEKTLKLSNASRKEYKSGKIMNIMSIDVANISEYFWTHHINIVSHFIQILSLVGLLCYVVGPSGLVGFGVMVIALPINAMLCAKSSNYLEKSLEYSDSRTNLTSELITNIRPFKMYAWENFFINKIDGQRKQELKNIFLRIFYSILDHMMIETNATLVLVSTFATYSLNGNTMSLDVTFTAMTIFSKLEVPLIRLPYDIFKAIGLIPSVKRVQNFLKSSESLKYNKNFKNENQKITTTKENNNQHGQDNDIIVENCTFQWNEPENNNIFELNYGDNEEEENQDESINKKENDNEEFNYKLKDINLIVPKGKLTMICGVVGSGKTSLIFGLIGEIYKLNGSVSGVPNNISFTSQQPFLLSASLRENILFGNEFDIERYKKVIESTALTKDIVNLAGLDLTEIGERGINLSGGQKQRISLARALYANSDCFIFDEPLSAVDPEVASHLFDHCIQGELMRNKTRILVTHQLQFIPYADHIIVLNSNGQLIQGTYQELNEKGIDFKSILKTKEIKKNVENETDSEELIKNEIEIENEIIDVNNAISDKNDPNLIEKAKLLVKEDKNEGEVEFNVYKKYFSYGSSGVTLFITISLFFVGQAIFKVSDFWLTIWTERSIEGKSDSFYIGYYLLIFGTFVVILMIRILLLCRITFNVGKNLHSALLKSVTYASCRFFDTNPSGRILNRFSKDTSDIDIHMFDILTEVSMCFSELTIGLISIVFIIPIMVIPLIILSIAYYILQRLYRPSARELNRWESITVSPIFSLLQECYNGLLTIRTYKQESRFIKEMFDNININLGCFFYSFAVHRWVSMRLEVMGWIMVFFTSLIATLFISNNGLAALSVTTALSLNGYLSWGIRRIVDLEVKMNSFQRIQSYIEIPKEGNKLVSTNSNEVDNHTIKDADLVNWPNKGIIEFKNVEIKYRPNSEPNLKDLSFKVQSSEKIGIVGRTGAGKTTIASSLFRMVECSKGLILIDGIDISKVQLQKLRSSIGIVPQDPFIFTGTIRSNIDPFNEFTDFEIWESVEKVKLKDAINSMPLKLETALQENGDNGFSYGQKQLLCLCRTILKNFKIILMDEATSSIDYHTAQLIKQTIQENFKDCTTLTIAHRLETIIDCNKIAVIDSGQLIEFDTPSNLMNIPNSKFNKLIKSQTDYNNNEKTIINK, encoded by the exons atgttcactaaaattttaaaaaagtttttttcgTCCTATGAAAAACTaaaagataatgaagatgaaaatgaaccatcatcaaattcaacaaataatttttataaaacatGTCCAGAAGATAATTCATCAAAATGGtcaaaaattagttttaattgGGTAacgaaattaataatgaaaggTTATTTAAAAGAGTCATTAGAAATGAACGATATTTATGATTTACCAGAGTTAAATAAAGTCCAAACCACATCAAAACTATTGGAAGATatagatttatcaaataattctaattatacattaataaaacatatttataaaaaatttttaccaaaaaataaatatgctttagtttcaaatttatttataataatttttacatttttatcaccaatttgtttaaaatt tttaataaattatatttcaatacaagatgaaaatgaaaaatccaTTTTAAAAGGAATTTTATTATGTTGTTTATTATGTTTATGTGTTTTAGGACAATCAATTTCACaagaattattttattggtttGGTATTAAAAATGGATTTGATGTTAGAGGTGCATTAGCAGCAAAgatatttgaaaaaacattaaaattatcaaatgcaTCAAGAAAGGAATACAAGTCTGGAAAAATTATGAATATTATGTCAATTGATGTTGCAAACATATCTGAATACTTTTGGACACATCATATTAATATAGTGTCCCATTTCATCCAAATATTAAGTTTAGTGGGATTATTATGTTATGTAGTTGGTCCAAGTGGTTTAGTTGGATTTGGTGTAATGGTAATTGCATTACCAATCAATGCAATGTTATGCGCAAAATCTAGTAATTATTTAGAGAAATCATTGGAATATTCAGATTCAAGAACTAATTTAACCAGTGAATTAATAACCAATATTAGACCATTTAAAATGTATGCATGGGAGAAtttctttataaataaaattgatggaCAAAgaaaacaagaattaaagAATATATTCCTACGTATTTTTTACTCAATACTTGATCATATGATGATTGAAACCAATGCAACCTTAGTATTAGTATCAACATTTGCAACTTATTCATTAAACGGTAATACAATGAGTTTAGATGTAACTTTCACAGCAATgacaatattttcaaaattagaaGTGCCTTTAATTCGTCTACCttatgatatttttaaagcTATTGGTTTAATACCATCAGTCAAAAGGGttcaaaactttttaaaatcttctgaatctttaaaatataataaaaattttaaaaatgaaaatcaaaaaataacaacaacaaaagaaaataataatcaacatgGCCaagataatgatattatAGTTGAAAATTGTACATTTCAATGGAATGAAcctgaaaataataatatatttgaattaaattatggtgacaatgaagaagaagaaaatcaagatgaatcaattaataaaaaagaaaatgataatgaagaatttaattataaattaaaggatattaatttaatagtaCCAAAAGGTAAATTAACTATGatttgtggtgttgttggtagtggtaaaacaagtttaatttttggtttaattggtgaaatttataaattaaatggtaGTGTTAGTGGTGtaccaaataatatttcatttacaAGTCAAcaaccatttttattaagtGCATCATTAAGAGAGAATATTCTATTTGGAAATGAATTTGATATagaaagatataaaaaagttattgaATCAACAGCATTAACAAAAGATATAGTAAATTTAGCAGGATTGGATTTAACAGAGATTGGAGAACGTGGTATTAACCTTTCAGGAGGTCAAAAACAGCGTATATCATTAGCACGTGCACTTTATGCAAATTCagattgttttatttttgatgaaCCTTTATCAGCTGTAGATCCTGAAGTCGCATCACATTTATTCGATCATTGTATTCAAGGAGAATTAATGAGAAATAAAACACGAATTTTAGTAACTCATCAACTTCAATTCATTCCATATGCAGATCATattatagttttaaattCGAATGGTCAATTAATTCAAGGTACATATcaagaattaaatgaaaaaggtattgattttaaatcaattttaaaaacaaaagaaattaaaaaaaatgttgaaaATGAAACTGATAGTGAAgagttaataaaaaatgaaattgaaatcgaaaatgaaattattgatgTTAATAATGCTATTAGTGATAAGAATGATCCAAATTTAATCGAGAAAGCAAAATTATTAGTTAAAGAAGATAAAAATGAGGGAGAGGTAGAATTTaatgtttataaaaaatactttAGTTATGGATCATCAGGTGTAACACTTTTCATCactatttcattatttttcgTTGGTCAAGCcatttttaaagtttcagATTTTTGGTTAACAATTTGGACAGAAAGATCAATTGAAGGCAAAAGTGATTCATTTTACATTGGttactatttattaatttttggtaCTTTTGTTGTAATCTTGATGATACGTATTTTACTATTGTGTCGTATTACATTCAACGTTGGTAAAAATTTACATTCAGCACTATTAAAATCAGTAACATATGCATCATGTAGATTCTTTGATACAAATCCATCAGGtagaattttaaatagaTTCAGTAAAGATACTAGTGATATTGATATTCATATGTTTGATATATTAACCGAGGTTTCAATGTGTTTCTCTGAATTAACAATTGGTTTAATTTCTATTGTTTTCATTATTCCAATTATGGTAATtccattaattattttatccATTGCCTACTATATACTTCAAAGATTATATAGACCATCAGCAAGAGAATTAAATAGATGGGAATCTATTACAGTTAGCCCAATTTTTTCATTACTTCAAGAGTGCTATAATGGTTTACTTACAATTAGAACTTATAAACAAGAATCtagatttattaaagaaatgtttgacaatatcaatattaatttaggttgttttttttatagtttcgCAGTTCATAGATGGGTTTCTATGAGATTGGAAGTTATGGGTTGGATAATGGTATTTTTTACCTCATTAATTGCAAcattattcatttcaaaCAATGGACTCGCTGCGTTATCAGTCACAACTGCTTTGAGTTTAAATGGTTATCTAAGTTGGGGAATCCGTAGAATCGTTGACTTAGAAGTTAAAATGAACTCATTCCAAAGAATTCAAAGTTATATTGAAATTCCAAAAGAAGGAAATAAACTCGTATCAACAAACTCAAATGAAGTTGATAATCATACAATTAAGGATGCTGATTTAGTTAATTGGCCAAATAAAGGTATTATAGAGTTTAAAAATGTGGAAATTAAATATCGACCAAATTCAgaaccaaatttaaaagatttatcatttaaagttCAATCCAGCGAAAAGATTGGAATAGTTGGTAGAACTGGTGCCGGTAAAACAACTATcgcttcatcattatttagaATGGTAGAATGTTCAAAAggtttaatattaattgatggtATTGATATATCAAAGGTTCAATTACAAAAACTAAGATCATCAATAGGTATTGTACCTCAAGATCCATTCATTTTCACAGGTACAATTCGTTCAAACATTGACCCATTCAATGAATTCactgattttgaaatttgggAATCAgttgaaaaagttaaattaaAGGATGCAATCAATTCAATGCCATTAAAATTAGAGACAGCACTACAAGAGAATGGTGATAATGGTTTCTCATATGgtcaaaaacaattattatgcCTTTGTAGAacgattttaaaaaattttaaaatcattttaatggACGAAGCCACAAGTTCAATTGATTACCATACAGCTCAATTAATCAAACAAACAATTCAAGAAAACTTTAAAGATTGTACAACCTTAACAATTGCTCACAGACTTGAAACAATTATTGATTGTAATAAAATAGCAGTAATAGATAGTGGTCAATTAATAGAATTCGATACTCCTTCAAACTTAATGAATATTCCAAattccaaatttaataaattaattaaatctcaaactgattataataacaatgaaaaaacaataataaacaaataa